In one Bacillus spongiae genomic region, the following are encoded:
- a CDS encoding Crp/Fnr family transcriptional regulator, translating into MKEVLIRYMKRYSDMSESKLETIVSDVPIEKYKKGTLLLEQGEVPQTCYFVLKGCVRQFAVDEDGRETTFNFFTEEQGVTIFTQHTPEKASKYSLICAEDCVLVVGDLSTEQQMYDMHPELETMMRKLFEENMGEMHDDLATFIASRPEERYKAFLEKRPDLINRVPQYQLASLLGMTPESLSRIKRRL; encoded by the coding sequence ATGAAAGAAGTTCTTATTCGATATATGAAGCGGTATTCCGATATGAGTGAATCAAAATTAGAGACAATTGTTTCAGATGTGCCGATTGAAAAGTATAAGAAAGGAACCCTCCTATTGGAGCAAGGAGAGGTTCCACAGACATGTTATTTTGTATTAAAAGGGTGTGTACGACAGTTTGCGGTGGATGAAGATGGTAGAGAAACAACATTTAACTTTTTTACTGAAGAACAAGGGGTTACTATCTTCACTCAACATACTCCTGAAAAAGCATCAAAGTATTCGTTAATTTGTGCGGAAGACTGTGTGCTCGTTGTCGGTGACTTATCTACCGAGCAACAGATGTATGACATGCACCCAGAACTGGAGACGATGATGCGCAAGTTATTTGAAGAGAATATGGGTGAAATGCATGATGATCTTGCTACGTTTATTGCTTCTCGGCCAGAAGAGAGGTATAAGGCATTCCTTGAGAAACGGCCTGATTTAATCAATCGTGTCCCACAGTACCAGTTGGCCAGTCTACTAGGTATGACACCTGAGTCACTTAGTCGTATAAAACGGAGATTATAG
- a CDS encoding DUF4386 domain-containing protein, whose translation MKFLQEDTNFLRHSAIIAGVSLLIMTLAAFFSYGYVHSSLINPDNPLATLNNIEASAHLFKAGIFGWFVILITDILVSWAFYLFLKPLHKGFAVLAAWLRLMYTAILAIALSNLLQVVELVSYRGELFNESQITLASQVFMSIRTFESTWAFGLIVFGMHLLIVGIVVINTKTVPKVISILLIAGGVSYILIQLLIVFFPTFDNVITILEIILSIPMTIGELGFGVWLLIKGGKTPFRH comes from the coding sequence ATGAAGTTTTTACAAGAAGACACCAATTTCCTTCGTCATTCTGCCATCATAGCAGGAGTATCATTGCTCATCATGACACTCGCTGCATTTTTCTCTTATGGCTATGTCCATAGTTCATTAATTAATCCTGACAATCCGCTTGCAACCTTAAACAATATTGAAGCATCGGCCCATTTGTTTAAGGCCGGAATATTTGGATGGTTCGTTATTCTCATAACAGATATTCTCGTTTCATGGGCATTTTATCTCTTTTTAAAGCCACTTCATAAAGGGTTTGCCGTGCTAGCTGCTTGGCTTCGGCTCATGTATACGGCCATTCTGGCTATTGCCCTATCAAACCTTCTTCAGGTCGTTGAATTGGTCAGTTATCGTGGAGAGTTGTTCAATGAGTCTCAAATAACGCTCGCTTCTCAAGTCTTCATGTCTATCCGAACATTTGAATCAACTTGGGCGTTTGGATTAATCGTATTTGGTATGCATCTATTAATAGTAGGTATTGTGGTCATCAATACGAAAACAGTTCCAAAAGTGATCAGCATTCTTTTGATTGCAGGGGGTGTAAGTTATATATTAATTCAACTATTAATTGTTTTTTTCCCAACGTTTGATAATGTAATCACCATACTAGAAATCATACTGAGTATTCCCATGACCATTGGTGAGCTGGGATTTGGCGTTTGGTTATTGATAAAAGGCGGTAAAACACCTTTTCGTCATTAA
- the dcm gene encoding DNA (cytosine-5-)-methyltransferase, which yields MINVIELFAGVGGFRIGLEASGGFDVVWGNQWEPSQKAQHAFNCYARHFEGKGIHSNEDISSVNTQIFQNQSIDMIVGGFPCQDYSVARSLNGEKGIQGKKGVLFWEIIRLMKETNPKYVLLENVDRLLKSPSKQRGRDFSIMLASLRDLGYSVEWRVINAAEYGQAQRRRRVFIFATKNETPYVFNRRHFNESQMIHEEGFFAKAFPVQEGISTKKKPQSFIMKKDIVEISDEFSMNYYNAGIMRDDLVYTEAVIPEEEAPKTLGDILQSDVDDKYYLSEAAIEKFTYLKGPKKIERTSATGHQYVFSEGGMSFPEPLNKPGRTMLTSEGTINRSSHVVEDPQSKKLRILTPVECELLNGFPENWTEGMTDRMRYFCMGNALVVGLIERMGKRISEIEKENIDGNQVELDLVFETDTK from the coding sequence ATGATTAATGTAATTGAATTGTTTGCGGGGGTAGGTGGATTCCGGATTGGCTTAGAAGCTTCAGGTGGTTTCGATGTGGTATGGGGAAATCAATGGGAGCCTTCACAGAAAGCTCAGCATGCATTCAACTGTTATGCCCGTCATTTTGAGGGTAAAGGGATACATTCGAATGAAGATATCAGCTCTGTAAATACACAGATTTTCCAAAATCAATCTATTGATATGATTGTTGGTGGATTTCCTTGCCAGGATTATTCTGTTGCAAGAAGTTTAAATGGAGAAAAAGGGATACAAGGGAAGAAAGGTGTTCTTTTTTGGGAAATCATTCGGTTGATGAAAGAAACGAATCCAAAGTATGTCTTACTTGAAAATGTTGACCGGTTATTGAAGTCCCCTTCCAAACAAAGGGGAAGGGACTTTTCTATTATGTTGGCCAGCCTGAGAGACTTAGGCTATTCAGTGGAGTGGAGAGTCATCAATGCCGCTGAATATGGACAAGCTCAGAGAAGAAGAAGGGTGTTTATATTTGCGACTAAAAATGAAACCCCTTATGTCTTCAATAGAAGACATTTCAATGAAAGCCAGATGATTCATGAAGAAGGCTTCTTTGCGAAGGCATTCCCGGTGCAAGAAGGAATTTCTACAAAGAAAAAACCTCAATCTTTCATTATGAAGAAGGACATAGTAGAAATATCGGATGAATTTTCGATGAATTATTATAATGCTGGCATTATGAGAGATGATTTGGTTTATACGGAAGCAGTAATTCCAGAAGAGGAAGCGCCAAAAACTTTAGGTGATATTCTTCAGTCAGATGTAGATGACAAATATTATTTGTCAGAAGCTGCTATTGAAAAGTTTACCTACTTGAAAGGGCCTAAGAAGATAGAGAGAACCTCGGCAACCGGTCATCAATATGTCTTCTCTGAAGGAGGTATGTCTTTTCCTGAACCATTAAATAAGCCTGGGAGAACGATGTTGACGAGCGAAGGAACTATCAATAGAAGTTCACATGTAGTAGAAGATCCTCAATCCAAAAAATTGCGTATCCTTACACCAGTAGAGTGTGAACTTTTAAACGGATTTCCGGAAAATTGGACAGAAGGCATGACCGATCGGATGAGGTACTTCTGTATGGGGAATGCATTGGTTGTCGGTTTAATAGAACGTATGGGAAAACGGATATCGGAAATCGAGAAGGAAAACATAGATGGAAATCAAGTGGAACTTGATTTGGTATTTGAAACAGATACAAAATAA
- the rfbA gene encoding glucose-1-phosphate thymidylyltransferase RfbA: MKGIILAGGTGSRLYPITKGISKQLVPIYGKPMVYYPLSVLMLAGIRDILIISTPNDMPQYQQLLGSGEELGISITYQVQEKPRGLAEAFILGEEFIGDEKVALVLGDNIFYGQGFMEALNRAVKLDEGAVVFGYYVSNPEDYGVVEFDNNDNVISIEEKPSQPKSNYAVPGLYFYDNDVVEIAKNVKPSARGELEITSINDTYLKRGNLKVETLGRGMAWLDTGTHSSLLEASNFVEAVQNRQGLYISCVEEIAFRKGFISKEQLLNLAEPLLKTDYGKYLVRIAGTSQEK; encoded by the coding sequence ATGAAGGGAATTATTCTAGCAGGAGGAACAGGGTCAAGACTCTATCCAATCACAAAAGGAATTTCAAAGCAGTTAGTACCTATTTATGGTAAACCAATGGTCTATTATCCATTATCTGTACTTATGTTAGCTGGCATTAGAGATATTCTAATTATATCAACTCCAAATGATATGCCGCAGTATCAGCAACTATTAGGAAGTGGCGAAGAACTTGGGATTTCGATTACTTATCAAGTACAAGAAAAACCTCGTGGATTAGCTGAAGCTTTTATCCTAGGTGAAGAGTTTATTGGGGACGAAAAAGTGGCCCTAGTGTTAGGTGATAATATTTTCTATGGTCAAGGATTTATGGAAGCATTAAATAGAGCGGTTAAACTAGACGAAGGTGCGGTTGTATTCGGTTACTATGTAAGTAATCCAGAAGATTACGGTGTAGTAGAATTCGATAATAATGACAATGTGATTAGTATTGAAGAAAAGCCATCTCAACCAAAATCAAACTATGCCGTTCCGGGACTGTACTTTTATGATAACGATGTAGTTGAGATTGCAAAGAATGTAAAGCCTTCTGCAAGAGGGGAACTTGAAATTACGTCGATAAATGATACCTACCTAAAACGAGGAAACTTAAAGGTGGAAACGTTAGGACGAGGTATGGCTTGGTTAGATACTGGAACTCATAGTAGTCTACTGGAAGCAAGTAACTTTGTAGAAGCTGTTCAGAACAGACAAGGGTTATATATATCCTGTGTTGAGGAAATTGCATTCAGAAAAGGGTTCATCTCTAAAGAACAATTATTAAATCTGGCTGAGCCTCTGTTGAAAACAGATTATGGAAAGTATTTAGTTCGTATAGCAGGGACAAGTCAAGAGAAATAA
- the katG gene encoding catalase/peroxidase HPI, whose amino-acid sequence MENNHNPDQKEHTSAGQCPVTHHKDSAITTTTAPRGTTNKDWWPNQLNLGILRQHDQKSNPMGEDFNYKEEFSKLDYDALKKDLHHLMTDSQDWWPADYGHYGPFFIRMSWHAAGTYRSADGRGGGSSGSQRFAPLNSWPDNVNLDKARRLLWPIKQKYGNKISWADLLVLTGNVALESMGLKTFGFGAGREDIWHPEEDVYWGAEKEWLADNRYSGDRELENPLAAVQMGLIYVNPEGPNGEPDPLASAYDIRDTFKRMGMNDEETVALIAGGHTFGKAHGAGDASHVGDDPEAATLETQGLGWMSTYKSGKGHDTISSGIEGAWTTNPIQWDNGYFELLFGYEWELTKSPAGASQWAPIHMTEEHMAPDAEDSSVRVKTMMTTADMALRTDPDYEKISRRFYEKPEEFADVFARAWFKLLHRDMGPKERYWGPEVPKEELIWQDPVPTVDYELSEGEIADLKAKILNSGLTVSELVKTAWASASTYRGSDMRGGANGARIRLAPQKDWEANEPEQLEKVLGVYGDIQSKVDMNISLADLIVLGGSVGIEQAAKAAGFEVTVPFSPGRGDATADQTDVENFDVLEPVSDGFRNYQKKEYATSPEEMLIDKAHLLNLTAPEMTVLLGGMRVLGANHGDSNHGVFTDRIGSLTNDFFVNLLDMNIEWKPAGFNQYEGHDRKTGEIVRTASRFDLVFGSNSVLRALVEVYAQDDNQEKFVRDFVAAWVKVMDGDRFDLK is encoded by the coding sequence ATGGAAAACAACCATAACCCTGACCAAAAAGAACACACGTCTGCAGGACAGTGTCCTGTTACGCATCACAAGGATAGTGCTATCACGACGACGACCGCCCCTAGAGGGACGACGAATAAGGACTGGTGGCCGAATCAGTTGAATTTAGGAATCCTCCGCCAGCATGATCAAAAATCCAATCCAATGGGAGAAGACTTTAATTATAAAGAAGAATTCTCTAAATTGGATTACGATGCTTTAAAGAAGGATCTGCATCATTTGATGACAGACAGCCAGGATTGGTGGCCTGCTGACTACGGTCACTATGGACCATTCTTTATCCGAATGTCTTGGCATGCAGCAGGTACATATCGCTCGGCAGACGGACGCGGTGGTGGCTCAAGTGGATCACAGCGCTTTGCCCCGCTAAACAGCTGGCCAGATAATGTCAACCTTGATAAGGCGCGCCGTCTATTATGGCCAATTAAACAAAAGTATGGAAACAAAATTTCCTGGGCGGACTTACTTGTATTAACTGGAAACGTGGCACTCGAATCAATGGGCTTGAAAACGTTCGGTTTTGGAGCAGGACGTGAAGACATTTGGCATCCAGAAGAAGATGTGTACTGGGGAGCTGAGAAGGAATGGTTAGCGGACAACCGCTATTCAGGCGACCGCGAGCTTGAGAATCCACTGGCGGCAGTACAGATGGGACTGATTTATGTCAATCCTGAAGGCCCGAACGGTGAGCCAGATCCACTAGCAAGTGCCTATGATATTCGCGATACATTCAAACGAATGGGAATGAATGACGAAGAAACGGTAGCCCTTATCGCTGGTGGCCACACATTCGGTAAGGCACATGGTGCAGGAGACGCCTCACATGTCGGGGACGATCCAGAAGCGGCGACACTTGAAACACAAGGGTTGGGCTGGATGAGCACATACAAGAGTGGAAAAGGGCATGACACGATCTCAAGTGGTATCGAAGGCGCTTGGACGACAAACCCGATTCAATGGGATAATGGCTACTTCGAGCTATTATTTGGGTATGAGTGGGAGCTCACGAAAAGCCCTGCAGGAGCTTCTCAGTGGGCACCGATCCATATGACAGAAGAGCATATGGCCCCTGATGCTGAAGATTCATCGGTTCGTGTGAAGACGATGATGACAACAGCGGATATGGCCTTGCGCACGGATCCAGACTATGAAAAGATTTCCCGTCGCTTCTATGAAAAACCGGAAGAATTTGCTGATGTATTCGCCCGTGCATGGTTCAAACTACTTCACCGCGACATGGGTCCGAAAGAAAGATACTGGGGTCCAGAGGTTCCGAAAGAAGAGTTAATCTGGCAGGACCCGGTTCCAACGGTTGATTACGAACTATCTGAAGGTGAGATTGCTGACCTGAAAGCAAAAATTCTGAATTCTGGACTAACAGTAAGTGAGCTCGTGAAAACAGCCTGGGCTTCCGCCAGCACATATCGCGGCTCTGATATGCGCGGTGGTGCGAACGGCGCACGCATCCGACTGGCTCCTCAAAAGGACTGGGAAGCAAACGAGCCTGAACAGCTTGAGAAGGTCCTTGGTGTTTACGGAGACATCCAAAGCAAGGTTGACATGAACATTAGTCTTGCTGACTTAATCGTATTAGGTGGAAGCGTCGGAATCGAACAAGCGGCAAAAGCAGCCGGCTTCGAGGTAACCGTCCCATTTTCCCCAGGTCGCGGTGACGCAACAGCTGACCAAACCGATGTGGAAAACTTTGATGTATTAGAGCCTGTATCGGACGGATTCCGTAATTATCAGAAGAAGGAATACGCGACCAGCCCAGAAGAAATGCTAATCGACAAAGCGCATCTACTAAACTTGACTGCACCAGAAATGACCGTTCTTCTAGGTGGAATGCGTGTCCTTGGCGCAAATCACGGCGACTCAAACCACGGCGTATTCACAGACCGTATCGGCAGCCTGACAAACGACTTCTTCGTAAACCTGCTTGACATGAACATTGAGTGGAAGCCAGCTGGCTTCAATCAATATGAAGGCCACGACCGCAAAACAGGGGAAATCGTGCGAACTGCCTCGCGCTTTGACCTCGTGTTTGGGTCAAACTCCGTCCTTCGTGCTCTCGTTGAAGTATATGCACAAGACGACAACCAAGAAAAATTTGTACGCGACTTTGTCGCAGCGTGGGTAAAGGTGATGGATGGAGATCGGTTTGATTTGAAATAA
- a CDS encoding PA14 domain-containing protein, which translates to MLLIFSYGQSIEAREAAVYTEKTPQVEYDWGLGGPNGLNDNFEAHFDQSQELEKGDYFIQTMADDGVRVDVNGNTVIDRLSYSYSSLVDRAVLNNTQKGLYDIQTSYQEGIKGSFVYSHVVPFNDWLAYYYPNTTTSGTPKDAEIISEDASGALAVDVGTSSPAPNKIPADGYSAKFVTAKKLEAGDYILRVGADNGVQVYVDGELVVDRFEDDPIKEEAVKVKISDQSQGDQTHWIEVRYKHSSGSSNLNFLLQPYNEVMDISPGDGWVGEVSSDSTSKSQSIILGGKQAFSPLMDLDLNWGSGSPHPEVSNDHFSATFNRKWEIDSTDLYSIQVSADDKVRVYVDGDLIIDSWEYVSGGYREAQIPLTKGIHDIKVDYYESILNARIKFDIVKESIDYNENNPSIKHNWGASGPIRNQYDYFTAKFDQSQHLDQGDYFVQTYADDGVFVDVDGKEVINRWKYSPEYIDRSVLTDVSAGNHNITTLYNEGVKGAGIFSDIVPFGNWLAYYYENEEFEGTPLTSKVIDGIGQFNDLNETNWQDSPVPGVVPEDHFSALYSTAMKLPEGDYVLRTGADDGLQVYIDGELVLDRFSPAGYREDDVKVHIENNDTAANPDVHWIEVKYKEGILSSRLNVGLQPYNEIEDPSVGDGWVGEVFPNIDLTGTPVVLGGKSATTKIDDLNFDWGLDSPSPLIEEDYFSTRFKKKVNITEPGYYVLNAWADDGVKVYVDGQRLINSWSYQSNHLRQAGVNLTSGEHTIVVEHMDKTLGSRLKFELEKGKDHYSATEKALSYNWGDFGPTVEVQPDNFTATFDQSQYLSGGDYFIQTMADDGVRVDFDQNRVIDRWNYSSNSIIDRVLLTGVSAGNHTITTNYREGIKEALLYSNIVPFGDWVAYYYPNQTLDGSPIGSKVLEGIGTYDALSENNGYDSPLPNQVPVDGFSASYVTAKRISAGEYVVRTGADDGIQVLIDGQMVVDRFTNGGFREDSIKINIADHTNGSASEKDIHWIEVRYKEATQASRAEFVLQPYNDAKNISKNDGWFAEFFSNENLTGPSVIMGGKDPLVKLNDVDFEWNQEAPSPLLPADHFSAILKKKIEITEPGNYVFTIHADDGIRLYVDGNKKIDSWKYVSGNKRQITMDLSAGVHDIEIHYFDGILGAELKFELDKVSATSFIEVDLRKPSDITAQDIVDFFDRKNRSGSLLKQYAQDFINVQNKTGVNAQYLVAHAIWETGWGESTLTEYKRNFFGYGAYDSCPVTCAFYFPTGDDSISYVAYQVKKDYLTPGGRYYNGPDLVGMNVKYATDQNWKNGIADLMEQIKPFDAQYYDRVDASTYQPPAPPTYSRDIPNGEPYPTHIYIDFPAGITGVVNDNGVNYRTLPYVSSSTLIGQLNAGTRVEVTGINTDVRDDWYRIKVNGQEVWFSGDYLDIGNLIMVTDDGLRIRKGPSTNDDILTTVNSNTYLKRVLDNNGNPVENNDWYQIYLPNSNSTGWLSKDYVKVVK; encoded by the coding sequence TTGCTGTTAATCTTCAGTTATGGTCAAAGTATAGAAGCTAGAGAAGCAGCTGTTTATACTGAAAAGACGCCTCAAGTTGAGTATGACTGGGGATTAGGAGGACCTAACGGTTTAAATGATAACTTTGAAGCTCATTTTGATCAGTCACAAGAGCTAGAAAAGGGAGATTACTTCATACAAACAATGGCGGATGATGGGGTAAGAGTAGACGTAAACGGCAATACAGTCATTGATCGTTTATCCTATTCATATTCATCATTAGTTGATAGGGCTGTTTTGAATAATACTCAAAAAGGTCTCTATGATATTCAAACTTCTTATCAAGAAGGTATCAAAGGCTCATTCGTTTATTCTCATGTTGTGCCGTTTAATGATTGGTTAGCCTATTATTATCCAAATACAACAACGAGTGGAACACCTAAAGATGCTGAAATTATTTCAGAGGATGCTTCAGGTGCCTTAGCGGTAGACGTTGGAACATCAAGCCCAGCCCCTAATAAGATACCAGCAGATGGATATTCTGCTAAGTTTGTAACCGCAAAAAAACTTGAAGCTGGAGATTACATTTTACGTGTAGGTGCAGATAATGGCGTTCAAGTTTATGTAGATGGAGAGCTAGTAGTAGACAGATTTGAAGACGATCCAATAAAAGAAGAAGCTGTAAAGGTGAAAATATCCGATCAATCACAAGGTGATCAAACACACTGGATTGAGGTACGTTATAAACACTCATCAGGCTCTTCTAATTTAAATTTTCTTCTACAGCCCTACAATGAAGTAATGGATATTAGCCCAGGCGATGGTTGGGTTGGAGAGGTTTCCTCTGATAGTACTTCCAAGAGCCAATCTATTATTCTAGGAGGAAAACAAGCATTTTCTCCATTAATGGACCTAGATTTGAATTGGGGTTCAGGGTCTCCACACCCAGAAGTTTCAAATGATCATTTTTCTGCAACGTTCAACAGGAAATGGGAAATAGATTCAACCGATTTATATTCCATACAAGTTAGTGCAGATGACAAAGTAAGGGTCTATGTTGATGGCGATTTAATTATAGACTCATGGGAGTATGTGTCGGGCGGATATCGAGAAGCCCAAATTCCCTTAACTAAAGGTATACATGATATTAAAGTAGATTACTATGAAAGTATACTAAACGCCAGAATTAAGTTTGATATTGTTAAAGAATCGATAGATTACAACGAGAATAACCCTAGTATTAAACATAATTGGGGTGCATCAGGACCAATACGTAATCAATATGATTACTTCACTGCAAAATTTGACCAAAGTCAACACTTAGATCAAGGGGATTACTTTGTTCAAACCTATGCAGATGATGGTGTATTTGTGGATGTTGATGGAAAAGAAGTAATTAATCGATGGAAGTACTCTCCGGAATATATTGATCGTAGTGTATTAACAGACGTCTCGGCTGGTAATCATAACATTACGACTTTGTATAATGAAGGAGTAAAAGGAGCAGGGATATTTTCTGATATTGTTCCCTTTGGTAATTGGTTAGCTTATTATTATGAAAATGAAGAGTTTGAAGGTACTCCACTCACTTCAAAGGTGATTGATGGAATTGGGCAATTCAATGACTTAAACGAAACGAATTGGCAAGATAGCCCTGTGCCTGGAGTTGTACCAGAAGATCATTTTTCTGCCTTATATTCAACGGCAATGAAGCTACCTGAAGGGGATTATGTATTAAGAACTGGAGCGGACGATGGACTACAAGTATACATAGACGGTGAACTTGTATTAGATCGTTTCTCACCTGCAGGATATAGAGAAGATGACGTAAAAGTCCATATTGAAAACAATGACACAGCTGCAAACCCAGATGTTCATTGGATTGAAGTGAAATATAAAGAAGGAATCTTGTCCAGTCGACTTAATGTCGGACTGCAGCCCTACAATGAAATTGAGGATCCTTCTGTTGGAGATGGTTGGGTTGGAGAGGTATTTCCTAATATAGACCTTACTGGTACCCCAGTAGTATTAGGTGGTAAGTCAGCCACAACCAAAATTGATGACTTAAATTTCGATTGGGGACTTGATTCACCTAGTCCGTTAATTGAAGAGGACTATTTCTCTACAAGATTTAAGAAGAAAGTCAATATTACAGAACCAGGATATTATGTACTTAATGCTTGGGCGGATGATGGAGTAAAGGTTTATGTAGATGGCCAACGATTAATTAACTCATGGAGTTATCAAAGTAATCATCTACGACAAGCCGGCGTTAACCTAACGAGTGGTGAGCATACCATTGTGGTCGAGCATATGGATAAAACTCTTGGGTCAAGGCTTAAATTTGAACTTGAAAAAGGAAAGGACCATTACTCCGCTACCGAAAAAGCTCTTAGCTATAACTGGGGAGATTTCGGTCCTACTGTAGAGGTTCAGCCTGATAACTTCACTGCTACTTTTGATCAAAGTCAGTACCTTTCCGGAGGAGATTACTTTATTCAAACGATGGCAGATGATGGTGTAAGAGTCGATTTTGATCAAAATAGAGTAATTGATCGATGGAATTATTCGTCGAACTCCATTATTGATCGAGTTCTGCTAACAGGAGTCTCGGCAGGTAATCACACGATTACGACTAATTACCGAGAAGGTATAAAAGAAGCGTTGTTATATTCAAACATTGTTCCATTTGGAGATTGGGTAGCCTATTATTATCCTAATCAAACATTGGATGGTTCACCAATTGGATCAAAGGTTTTAGAAGGAATAGGAACTTACGATGCGTTAAGTGAAAATAATGGATATGATAGTCCTCTTCCAAATCAAGTACCTGTAGACGGTTTTTCTGCCAGTTATGTAACAGCTAAAAGGATTTCTGCTGGTGAGTATGTAGTAAGAACCGGAGCAGACGATGGTATTCAAGTACTAATCGATGGGCAAATGGTTGTTGACCGCTTTACCAATGGTGGATTTAGAGAAGATTCGATTAAAATTAACATAGCTGATCACACAAATGGTTCTGCATCAGAAAAGGATATACACTGGATTGAAGTAAGGTATAAAGAAGCAACGCAAGCTAGCAGAGCTGAATTTGTACTCCAACCATATAATGATGCTAAAAACATTTCAAAGAATGATGGATGGTTTGCAGAATTCTTTAGTAACGAGAATTTAACAGGACCATCAGTCATTATGGGTGGAAAAGACCCGTTAGTAAAGCTAAATGATGTGGATTTTGAGTGGAACCAAGAGGCACCATCACCCCTTCTTCCAGCAGATCATTTTAGTGCGATTCTTAAAAAGAAAATAGAAATTACAGAGCCTGGTAATTATGTATTTACGATACATGCGGATGATGGTATTAGGTTATATGTAGATGGCAACAAAAAAATAGACTCTTGGAAATATGTATCAGGGAATAAACGTCAAATAACGATGGATCTTTCAGCTGGTGTACATGATATTGAGATTCATTATTTTGATGGAATTCTAGGTGCTGAACTTAAATTTGAGTTAGATAAAGTATCAGCAACATCCTTTATTGAAGTTGATTTAAGAAAACCTTCTGATATTACAGCCCAAGATATTGTCGATTTCTTTGATAGAAAAAATCGTTCAGGAAGTTTGTTAAAGCAGTATGCCCAAGACTTTATTAATGTACAAAATAAAACGGGTGTGAACGCGCAATATCTTGTAGCCCATGCTATTTGGGAAACAGGATGGGGCGAATCGACATTGACTGAATATAAGCGAAACTTCTTTGGCTATGGAGCATATGATTCCTGCCCAGTAACATGTGCTTTTTATTTCCCAACGGGAGATGATAGTATCAGTTATGTAGCCTATCAAGTGAAGAAAGACTACTTAACACCAGGCGGAAGATACTATAATGGCCCAGACCTAGTTGGGATGAATGTTAAGTATGCGACAGACCAGAACTGGAAGAATGGAATTGCTGATTTAATGGAACAAATTAAACCATTCGATGCTCAATATTATGATCGTGTGGATGCATCAACGTATCAACCACCAGCACCTCCAACTTATAGTAGAGATATTCCAAATGGCGAACCGTATCCAACTCATATTTACATTGATTTTCCTGCAGGAATTACGGGAGTCGTTAATGATAATGGAGTAAATTATCGAACACTTCCTTACGTAAGTAGTTCAACATTAATTGGACAACTAAATGCAGGTACTAGAGTAGAAGTGACAGGAATTAATACGGATGTCCGTGATGATTGGTATAGAATTAAGGTGAACGGACAGGAAGTTTGGTTCTCAGGTGATTATCTAGATATTGGAAACTTAATCATGGTAACCGATGATGGCTTAAGAATACGAAAAGGTCCATCAACAAATGATGATATTTTGACAACGGTAAACAGTAACACTTATTTAAAGAGAGTGTTAGATAATAATGGTAACCCAGTCGAGAATAATGATTGGTATCAGATTTATTTACCGAATTCTAATAGTACAGGTTGGTTATCAAAAGATTATGTTAAAGTAGTCAAATAA